A single genomic interval of Microbacterium sp. LWO14-1.2 harbors:
- a CDS encoding squalene/phytoene synthase family protein: MTAIPSGQGDESLGRFSRAADTASTEVIRTYSTSFGLATKLLGARHRQHVRNIYAMVRIADEIVDGVAAQAGLDSSAQTEALASYVAATHRSMAVGYSTDLILHAFARTARECGIGEDLTQPFFDSMAADIASAADFTAYDAEAHERYVYGSAEVVGLMCLRVFLREESRTEEELAVLTHGARQLGAAFQNVNFLRDLADDTDRLQRGYLGGSGRLTDSDRDEWVRTVTVQLDDARRSIPLLPKDARAAVRSALALFEALMRRVARTPAAQLYERRVRVPDPVKALLAARAVAVTALERDR, from the coding sequence ATGACCGCGATCCCGAGCGGGCAGGGCGACGAGAGCCTCGGCCGCTTCAGCCGCGCCGCCGACACGGCATCCACCGAGGTCATCCGCACCTATTCCACGTCCTTCGGACTCGCGACGAAGCTGCTCGGCGCTCGTCACCGTCAGCACGTGCGGAACATCTACGCCATGGTGCGCATCGCCGATGAGATCGTCGACGGAGTGGCCGCGCAGGCCGGACTGGACAGCTCCGCGCAGACCGAGGCGCTCGCGTCGTATGTCGCGGCGACCCACCGCTCGATGGCCGTGGGCTACAGCACCGACCTGATCCTGCATGCGTTCGCCAGGACCGCGCGCGAGTGCGGGATCGGCGAGGATCTGACGCAGCCGTTCTTCGACTCCATGGCCGCCGACATCGCGAGCGCTGCCGACTTCACCGCCTACGACGCCGAGGCCCACGAGCGCTACGTGTACGGCTCCGCCGAGGTCGTGGGGCTGATGTGCCTGCGTGTCTTCCTCCGCGAGGAGTCGCGCACCGAGGAGGAGCTGGCAGTCCTCACCCACGGCGCCAGGCAGCTCGGCGCCGCCTTCCAGAACGTGAACTTCCTCCGCGACCTCGCCGACGACACCGATCGCCTGCAGCGCGGGTACCTCGGCGGCTCGGGGCGCCTCACCGATTCCGACCGCGACGAATGGGTACGCACCGTGACCGTTCAGCTCGACGACGCCCGTCGATCGATCCCCCTGCTCCCGAAGGACGCCCGCGCTGCCGTGCGCAGTGCCCTCGCGCTCTTCGAGGCGCTCATGCGGCGCGTGGCCAGGACTCCGGCCGCGCAGCTGTACGAGCGTCGTGTCCGCGTGCCGGACCCGGTCAAGGCTCTGCTCGCCGCGCGAGCCGTCGCCGTCACGGCTCTGGAGCGTGACCGATGA
- the idi gene encoding isopentenyl-diphosphate Delta-isomerase encodes MDEVTLLSPDGVAIGVLAKDAVHTTDTPLHLAFSCYVVDGEGRLLVTRRALSKRTWPGVWTNSFCGHPRPDETMQDAVTRRAQQELGLRITDVAVVVPEYRYRAVDASGIVENEICPVHIAVADGALSPDPDEVSEWAWVDAAEFATAVAAAPFAFSPWLVEQLPLMRERGAV; translated from the coding sequence ATGGACGAGGTCACCCTCCTCTCCCCCGATGGCGTCGCGATCGGAGTGCTGGCCAAAGACGCCGTGCACACGACCGACACCCCGCTCCATCTCGCGTTCTCCTGCTACGTGGTCGACGGCGAGGGGCGTCTGCTCGTCACCCGCCGCGCGCTGTCCAAGCGCACCTGGCCCGGCGTCTGGACCAACAGCTTCTGCGGCCATCCCCGCCCCGACGAGACGATGCAGGATGCCGTCACCCGGCGAGCGCAGCAAGAGCTCGGCCTCCGCATCACCGACGTCGCCGTCGTCGTCCCCGAGTACCGCTACCGTGCCGTCGACGCGAGCGGCATCGTCGAGAACGAGATCTGCCCCGTGCACATCGCGGTCGCCGACGGCGCGCTGTCCCCCGATCCCGACGAGGTGTCGGAGTGGGCGTGGGTCGACGCGGCGGAGTTCGCGACCGCCGTGGCAGCGGCCCCCTTCGCCTTCAGCCCGTGGCTCGTCGAACAGCTGCCACTCATGCGCGAGCGAGGGGCGGTATGA
- a CDS encoding MarR family transcriptional regulator — protein sequence MNDRSAASPVEGAVSDVRDETGFSSDGLAHAAIYDVEASDPRSSLIDRTGVAPEDLRQIAALMGAIGELRDAEQKLSLASRRYMRLNDTDMRALHYLIVCANKGVTATPGGIATHLGISTASTTKLLDRLERGGHIRRAPHPTDRRALAITITPETRQAAMDTVGAQQAKRFYSAARLTRDERDVVIRFLTDMTQEITLRDEPWAQAGDVIPD from the coding sequence ATGAACGACCGATCCGCCGCCAGCCCCGTCGAGGGTGCCGTGTCGGACGTGCGCGATGAAACCGGCTTCTCCTCCGACGGGCTCGCGCACGCCGCGATCTACGACGTGGAGGCCAGCGACCCGCGCAGCTCGCTCATCGACCGGACCGGTGTCGCCCCGGAGGACCTTCGGCAGATCGCCGCGCTCATGGGGGCGATCGGCGAGCTGCGGGATGCCGAGCAGAAGCTGTCGCTCGCCTCGCGGCGCTACATGCGCCTCAACGACACCGACATGCGGGCCCTGCACTACCTGATCGTGTGCGCCAACAAGGGCGTGACCGCGACTCCGGGCGGGATCGCCACGCATCTGGGCATCTCGACGGCGTCGACGACCAAGCTGCTGGACCGCCTCGAGCGCGGGGGGCACATCCGCCGCGCCCCGCACCCGACGGACCGACGAGCGCTCGCGATCACCATCACTCCGGAGACGCGTCAGGCGGCGATGGACACGGTCGGCGCGCAGCAGGCCAAGCGGTTCTACTCCGCCGCGCGGTTGACGCGCGACGAGCGTGATGTCGTGATCCGCTTCCTCACCGACATGACGCAGGAGATCACGCTCCGGGATGAGCCGTGGGCCCAGGCCGGAGACGTGATCCCCGACTGA
- a CDS encoding LuxR C-terminal-related transcriptional regulator, translating into MSAPTGMESETELVARAVRELAQRTRFPVAFGGLIDEGVVSVTSIVGNRTHSLDGLRVRPERGLGGRAMIELRPRMTNDYGSSQQITHDYDVFVLGEGLRTLLALPIVVSGRPRGVLYAGAWDRAPEGGVTTAPAMQVAQSVADELRIRDEVARRLRAVDPSSETVATPQREELRESFAELRSIAAAVDDPDLRARIAQVEHRLVTLAGDAATTATGPLPTVHLSRRETDVLACAALGATNAEIAQQLGLREGTVKAYLGTAMSKLDASTRHAAVAKARRFGLLP; encoded by the coding sequence GTGAGCGCTCCCACCGGGATGGAATCGGAGACAGAGCTCGTCGCCCGCGCGGTGCGCGAGTTGGCTCAGCGCACCCGGTTCCCAGTCGCCTTCGGCGGTCTCATCGACGAGGGCGTGGTGAGCGTCACCAGCATCGTGGGAAACCGCACCCACAGTCTCGACGGCCTCCGCGTCCGTCCGGAACGCGGCCTCGGCGGACGCGCGATGATCGAGCTGCGCCCTCGCATGACGAACGACTACGGCTCCTCGCAGCAGATCACGCACGACTACGACGTCTTCGTTCTCGGCGAAGGACTCCGCACCCTGCTGGCTCTGCCGATCGTCGTGAGCGGGCGCCCGCGCGGCGTGCTCTACGCGGGAGCATGGGATCGCGCGCCCGAAGGCGGTGTGACGACGGCGCCGGCGATGCAGGTCGCGCAATCAGTGGCCGACGAGCTGAGGATCCGTGACGAGGTGGCGCGTCGCCTGCGCGCCGTGGACCCGAGTTCCGAGACGGTGGCGACACCGCAGCGGGAGGAGTTGCGGGAGAGCTTCGCCGAGCTCCGGAGCATCGCCGCAGCCGTCGACGACCCCGACCTCCGCGCGCGGATCGCGCAGGTCGAGCACCGACTGGTGACGCTCGCGGGCGATGCCGCGACGACCGCGACAGGCCCCCTTCCGACCGTGCATCTCTCCCGCCGTGAGACCGATGTCCTCGCGTGCGCGGCGCTCGGTGCGACGAATGCGGAGATCGCGCAGCAATTGGGTCTTCGCGAGGGGACGGTCAAGGCGTATCTCGGCACGGCGATGTCGAAACTCGACGCGTCGACACGTCATGCCGCGGTGGCGAAAGCGCGGCGTTTCGGGTTGCTGCCCTGA
- a CDS encoding Lsr2 family protein, with protein sequence MAKRIVHQLVDDIDGSVLEAGEGETVHFSLNGTAYEIDLNDDHAKELRAAFEPYISAGRRAGGSSPSRSTGSRKRTARNPEVAAIRAWANDNGYSLSERGRIPAPVIEAYNAAH encoded by the coding sequence ATGGCAAAGAGAATTGTGCATCAGCTGGTTGACGACATCGACGGCAGCGTCCTCGAGGCGGGCGAAGGCGAGACCGTGCATTTCTCGCTGAACGGCACGGCTTACGAGATCGACCTGAACGACGATCACGCGAAGGAATTGCGCGCCGCATTCGAGCCCTACATCTCCGCGGGTCGACGCGCCGGCGGCTCTTCTCCGTCACGCTCGACGGGGTCGCGCAAGCGCACGGCGCGGAACCCCGAGGTCGCGGCCATCCGTGCCTGGGCGAACGACAACGGCTACAGCCTCTCGGAGCGCGGGCGGATTCCCGCCCCCGTCATCGAGGCGTACAACGCCGCGCACTGA
- a CDS encoding DUF485 domain-containing protein, translated as MSDHTTADSAGAIDYVAVEQSSRFRTLKRTQRSFIFPLAAFFLIWYFVYVLLAAFATEFMAQRVWGDITVGLLFGLGQFVTTFAITMGYVAFANRRLDPIASEIREDLEKAQGDA; from the coding sequence ATGAGCGACCACACAACGGCCGATTCGGCGGGAGCGATCGATTACGTCGCCGTCGAGCAGTCCTCTCGATTCCGCACCCTCAAACGCACGCAGCGGTCATTCATCTTCCCGCTCGCCGCGTTCTTCCTCATCTGGTATTTCGTCTATGTGCTCCTGGCGGCGTTCGCCACGGAATTCATGGCGCAGCGCGTATGGGGAGACATCACCGTCGGCCTGCTCTTCGGGCTCGGCCAGTTCGTGACGACCTTCGCCATCACGATGGGATACGTCGCATTCGCGAATCGACGACTCGATCCGATCGCGAGTGAGATCCGCGAAGACCTCGAGAAGGCGCAGGGCGACGCATGA
- a CDS encoding cation acetate symporter gives MSAVHAASESLAVESNPILNISIFVAFVAVTLFIVIRASRNNKTAADYYAAGRSFTGPQNGFAIAGDYLSAASFLGICGAIAINGYDGFLYSIGFLVAWLVALLLVAELMRNTGKFTMADVLSFRLKQRPVRMAAAITTLAVCFFYLLAQMAGAGGLVSLLLGIDGRVGQSVVIAVVGVLMIVYVLIGGMKGTTWVQIVKAFLLIGGALAMTVWVLAINGFNLNTLLEAAVANSDKGEAILGPGLQYGANPWDFLSLGMALVLGTAGLPHVLMRFYTVPTAKEARRSVVWAIWLIGGFYLLTLVLGYGAGALVGADVIAAAPGGPNSAAPLLALYLGGPVLLGFISAVAFATILAVVAGLTITAAASFAHDIYANVIQKGKKDSAGNPVEPDPNGEVRVARRTVVVIGILAIVGGIGAQGQNIAFLVALAFAVAASANLPTILFSLFWRRFTTRGAVWSMYGGLGAAIILIVLSPVFSGSPTSMIPGIDIVLWPMNNPGIVSIPLGFFLGWLGTVTSRTKESPQLAAEMEVRSLTGFGAEKAVDH, from the coding sequence ATGAGCGCGGTGCACGCCGCGAGCGAATCGCTCGCCGTCGAGAGCAACCCCATCCTGAACATCTCGATCTTCGTCGCCTTCGTCGCCGTCACGCTCTTCATCGTCATCCGCGCGAGCCGCAACAATAAGACGGCTGCGGACTATTACGCCGCCGGGCGCTCTTTCACCGGCCCGCAGAACGGATTCGCGATCGCGGGCGACTATCTCTCCGCTGCCTCTTTCCTCGGCATCTGCGGGGCGATCGCGATCAACGGGTACGACGGATTCCTGTATTCGATCGGGTTCCTCGTCGCCTGGCTCGTCGCGCTGCTGCTCGTCGCCGAGCTCATGCGCAACACCGGCAAGTTCACGATGGCCGACGTGCTGTCGTTCCGGTTGAAGCAGCGCCCCGTGCGCATGGCGGCCGCCATCACGACGCTGGCGGTGTGCTTCTTCTACCTGCTCGCGCAGATGGCGGGGGCGGGAGGCCTGGTGTCGCTCCTGCTCGGCATCGACGGCCGGGTGGGGCAGTCCGTCGTCATCGCCGTGGTCGGTGTGCTGATGATCGTGTACGTGCTGATCGGCGGCATGAAGGGCACGACCTGGGTGCAGATCGTCAAGGCGTTCCTGTTGATCGGCGGGGCGCTCGCCATGACCGTCTGGGTGCTCGCGATCAACGGCTTCAACCTCAACACGCTGCTCGAGGCCGCTGTCGCGAACTCCGACAAGGGCGAGGCGATCCTCGGCCCTGGCCTGCAGTACGGCGCGAACCCCTGGGACTTCCTGTCTCTCGGCATGGCGCTCGTGCTGGGCACCGCCGGTCTCCCGCACGTGCTGATGCGGTTCTACACCGTGCCGACCGCGAAGGAGGCTCGACGATCGGTCGTCTGGGCCATCTGGCTCATCGGCGGCTTCTACCTGCTGACGCTGGTGCTCGGTTACGGAGCCGGTGCGCTCGTGGGGGCGGACGTCATCGCCGCAGCCCCCGGCGGACCGAACTCCGCAGCGCCGCTCCTCGCCCTGTACCTCGGCGGACCGGTGCTGCTCGGCTTCATCTCGGCCGTGGCGTTCGCGACGATCCTGGCCGTGGTGGCCGGGCTCACCATCACGGCGGCTGCGTCGTTCGCGCACGACATCTACGCGAACGTCATCCAGAAGGGCAAGAAAGATTCCGCGGGCAACCCCGTCGAACCGGACCCGAACGGCGAGGTACGCGTCGCGCGTCGCACGGTCGTCGTGATCGGCATCCTCGCGATCGTCGGCGGCATCGGAGCGCAGGGGCAGAACATCGCCTTCCTCGTCGCACTCGCGTTCGCGGTCGCCGCCTCCGCGAACCTGCCGACGATCCTGTTCTCGTTGTTCTGGCGTCGGTTCACCACACGTGGTGCCGTGTGGAGCATGTACGGAGGTCTGGGAGCGGCCATCATCCTCATCGTGCTGTCGCCGGTGTTCTCGGGGTCGCCCACCTCGATGATCCCCGGCATCGACATCGTGCTGTGGCCGATGAACAACCCGGGCATCGTGTCGATACCGCTCGGCTTCTTCCTCGGTTGGCTCGGCACGGTGACGAGCAGGACGAAGGAGTCGCCGCAGCTCGCCGCTGAGATGGAGGTGCGCTCGCTCACCGGTTTCGGAGCCGAGAAGGCGGTCGATCACTGA
- a CDS encoding polyprenyl synthetase family protein, with protein sequence MTMTAAAIHEDMGTRIEEALRRRFVHHSAAAEAYGSEFAALWRAAADHSLGGKLVRPRLLLDIHHALTPGDVGSATLTPAAVEVAAHIELLHYAFLLHDDVIDGDLTRRKRPNLIGALAAGTPAATEEDALHWARSSAILMGDLLLTAAVMGFARADVPADVRSRLLDLVEETIVETVAGEHTDVALSHGIIAPDLTTILSMSVYKTATYSFSLPLRAAALLSGSSVSAERTLTSVGRHIGLAYQLQDDLLCVFGDHRAHGKDAFSDLREGKETAIIAYARSTDAWDDIAPRFGSAELSMRDAEGLRDQLRACGAEAFVTDLVGDQLDAVHTLLADAQLTGEIGADAAHTILSTVSRLEGRRA encoded by the coding sequence ATGACGATGACGGCGGCGGCGATCCACGAAGACATGGGCACTCGGATCGAGGAAGCCCTGCGCCGGCGGTTCGTCCATCACAGCGCCGCCGCGGAGGCGTACGGATCCGAATTCGCTGCGCTGTGGCGGGCCGCTGCCGACCACTCGCTGGGCGGCAAGCTGGTCCGCCCGCGGCTGCTGCTCGACATCCACCACGCCCTCACGCCCGGCGACGTCGGCTCGGCGACGCTGACCCCGGCGGCCGTCGAGGTCGCGGCGCACATCGAACTGCTGCACTACGCGTTCCTCCTGCACGACGACGTCATCGACGGCGACCTCACGCGGCGCAAGCGGCCGAACCTGATCGGCGCCCTCGCGGCGGGCACGCCTGCGGCCACCGAGGAGGACGCGCTGCACTGGGCGCGCTCGAGCGCCATCCTCATGGGAGATCTGCTCCTCACGGCGGCCGTCATGGGCTTCGCTCGCGCCGATGTCCCCGCGGACGTGCGGTCACGCCTGCTCGACCTCGTCGAGGAGACCATCGTCGAGACCGTCGCGGGCGAGCACACCGACGTCGCGCTCAGCCACGGCATCATCGCCCCGGACCTCACCACGATCCTCAGCATGAGCGTGTACAAGACCGCGACCTACTCGTTCTCGCTCCCGCTTCGCGCGGCAGCGCTGCTCTCGGGCTCGTCCGTGTCGGCCGAGCGGACGCTGACGAGCGTCGGGCGGCACATCGGGCTCGCCTACCAGCTGCAGGACGACCTGCTCTGCGTGTTCGGCGACCATCGCGCGCACGGGAAGGATGCGTTCTCCGACCTGCGCGAGGGCAAGGAGACCGCCATCATCGCGTACGCACGCTCGACGGACGCCTGGGACGACATCGCTCCCCGCTTCGGTTCGGCCGAGCTGAGCATGAGGGATGCCGAGGGCCTCCGCGACCAGCTGCGCGCCTGCGGGGCCGAAGCCTTCGTCACCGACCTCGTCGGCGATCAGCTCGACGCCGTGCACACCCTGCTCGCCGACGCGCAGCTGACGGGTGAGATCGGAGCGGATGCCGCGCACACGATCCTCTCGACGGTCTCCCGCCTCGAGGGTCGCCGCGCATGA